The sequence CCTCAGACCCCAAGGAGGAGTGCTTCCGAGACCCACTGAGGTCCTAGGCACGGGAGCTGAGGTGGACTACCTGGAACAGTTCGGGAGTTCCTTGTTCAAGGAGTCAGCCCTGAGGAAACAGTCCTTGTACCTCAAGTTTGACCCGCTTCTGAAGGACAGCCCTCGGAGACCAGTGCCTGTGGCACCGGAGACCAACAGGACGCAGGACCTCCCACAGGACATGGCCACACCTCCCTCAGGCAGCCCACCTGAGGCGAAGCTAGTGGAGTTGGATTTCCTAGGAGCCCCAGATGCTCCCGTGCTGGATCCGCCTCCCTGTGTCCTCGGGCCTGGAGGCCCGCTGCTGCCCTTGGGCTCCATCGTGGATGTGCTGCAGTACACCCAGAAGGACATGGATGCAGCGGTGGAAGCCATGAGAGAAGAGAACTCCTTGCTGAGGAGCAGGTGTGACACACTCCATGCAAAGAATCTGGAAATGGGGAAGATAATGGACGGGTTTGAGGGGATCGTGTATCAGGCAATGGAGGAGGCTCAGAAACAGAAGGAACTAGCAAAAGCTGAAATCCAGAagattctaaaggaaaaagacCAGTTGGCTGCAGACCTGAGCTCCATGGAAAAGTCTTTCTCTAACCTCTTCAAGCGGtttgagaaacagaaggaagtgaTCGAGGGGTATCACACGAATGAAGAATCTCTAAAGAAGTGTGTCGAGGATTACATAGTGAGGATTGAGAAGGAGGGCCAGCGGTACCAGGCCCTGAAGGCCCACGCAGAAGAGAAGCTCAAGCTGGCCAGTGAGGAGATCGCCCAGGTGCGCAGCAAGGCCCAAGCGGAGGCCCTGGCCTTCCAGGCCAGCCTGAGGAAGGAGCAGATGTGCATCCAGTCACTGGAGAAGACAGTAGACCAGAAgactaagaaaaatgaagaattaacCCGAATCTGTGATGACCTCATTTCCAAGATGGAGAAGATCTGACCTGAAGCCACTCCCCCCCCCTTTCTGtatatctgtctgtctgtctggggaAGGTTTTGTGTTCTTTCCTCTCACTTAACCTCTGGTTTTTAAACTAgacagctggagacaccctccaggtctgcttattccacttgcgtctcacaagcttctgacaaacggctgtgctGCGGATGCTGGAAACTCTTTGTGCAGGaagtttgcaactgtgagggactgagggtgagctcaactctccgaagtaagttgcttttggataaggcgttcagctagcttctctcgtatgacctgtggatgtagcacccggctcacacaggaaatactag is a genomic window of Vulpes lagopus strain Blue_001 unplaced genomic scaffold, ASM1834538v1 ctg508, whole genome shotgun sequence containing:
- the LOC121483914 gene encoding LOW QUALITY PROTEIN: transforming acidic coiled-coil-containing protein 3-like (The sequence of the model RefSeq protein was modified relative to this genomic sequence to represent the inferred CDS: inserted 1 base in 1 codon), whose product is TEDPHRASRENSNQVPASSSGATWPPGTQPTEACAEGPFADLPGKAPASPEDPFGPRNTILDSSLKARGAPSPSPQKEEDDDQRVSSWSNRPIRLEFDFSDNATSKRELGERPSLKPPSRVSEARQENAPKEVDEEPIPLLRGSYNLDWNKLDDPDFNPFEGGREAQPPESPQSRPAGPMAKKLHAGPEATRYSPLSQQVPTASAEDAHEVQTAAGTPDTAGEEGAAERAGASAPAGSLGGPPQDPEPASDPKEECFRDPXEVLGTGAEVDYLEQFGSSLFKESALRKQSLYLKFDPLLKDSPRRPVPVAPETNRTQDLPQDMATPPSGSPPEAKLVELDFLGAPDAPVLDPPPCVLGPGGPLLPLGSIVDVLQYTQKDMDAAVEAMREENSLLRSRCDTLHAKNLEMGKIMDGFEGIVYQAMEEAQKQKELAKAEIQKILKEKDQLAADLSSMEKSFSNLFKRFEKQKEVIEGYHTNEESLKKCVEDYIVRIEKEGQRYQALKAHAEEKLKLASEEIAQVRSKAQAEALAFQASLRKEQMCIQSLEKTVDQKTKKNEELTRICDDLISKMEKI